A window of the Pseudomonas oryzicola genome harbors these coding sequences:
- a CDS encoding serine hydroxymethyltransferase, producing MFSKQDQIQGYDDALLAAMNAEEQRQEDHIELIASENYTSKRVMQAQGSGLTNKYAEGYPGKRYYGGCEHVDKVEALAIERAKQLFGADYANVQPHSGSSANGAVYLALLQPGDTILGMSLAHGGHLTHGAKVSSSGKLYNAVQYGIDTNTGLIDYDEVERLAVEHKPKMIVAGFSAYSKTLDFPRFRAIADKVGALLFVDMAHVAGLVAAGLYPNPIPFADVVTTTTHKTLRGPRGGLILAKANEEIEKKLNAAVFPGAQGGPLMHVIAAKAVCFKEALEPEFKAYQKQVIENAQAMAQVFIDRGYDVVSGGTDNHLFLVSLIRQGLTGKDADAALGRAHITVNKNAVPNDPQSPFVTSGLRIGTPAVTTRGFKVAQCVALAGWICDILDNLGDADVEADVAKNVAALCADFPVYR from the coding sequence ATGTTCAGCAAGCAAGACCAGATCCAGGGTTACGATGATGCACTTCTGGCGGCGATGAATGCCGAAGAACAGCGCCAGGAAGACCACATCGAGCTGATCGCCTCGGAAAACTACACCTCCAAGCGCGTGATGCAGGCCCAAGGCAGCGGCCTGACCAACAAGTACGCCGAAGGCTACCCGGGCAAGCGCTACTACGGTGGCTGCGAGCATGTGGACAAAGTCGAGGCCCTGGCCATCGAGCGCGCCAAGCAGCTGTTCGGTGCCGACTACGCCAACGTCCAGCCGCACTCTGGCTCGTCGGCCAACGGCGCGGTCTACCTGGCCCTGCTGCAGCCGGGTGACACCATCCTCGGCATGAGCCTGGCCCACGGTGGCCACCTGACCCACGGCGCCAAGGTGTCGTCCTCGGGCAAGCTGTACAACGCCGTGCAGTACGGCATCGACACCAACACCGGCCTGATCGACTACGACGAAGTCGAGCGCCTGGCGGTCGAGCACAAGCCGAAAATGATCGTTGCCGGCTTCTCGGCCTACTCCAAGACCCTCGACTTCCCGCGCTTCCGCGCCATTGCCGACAAGGTCGGGGCGCTGCTGTTCGTCGACATGGCCCACGTTGCCGGCCTGGTGGCCGCCGGCCTGTACCCGAACCCGATTCCGTTCGCCGACGTGGTTACCACCACCACCCACAAGACCCTGCGCGGGCCACGTGGCGGCCTGATCCTGGCCAAGGCCAACGAAGAGATCGAGAAGAAGCTCAACGCCGCAGTATTCCCGGGTGCCCAGGGCGGCCCGCTGATGCACGTGATCGCCGCCAAGGCGGTGTGCTTCAAGGAAGCGCTGGAGCCTGAGTTCAAGGCCTACCAGAAACAAGTGATCGAAAACGCCCAGGCCATGGCCCAGGTGTTCATCGACCGTGGCTACGACGTGGTCTCCGGTGGTACCGACAACCACCTGTTCCTGGTCAGCCTGATTCGCCAGGGCCTCACCGGCAAAGACGCCGACGCCGCCCTGGGCCGTGCGCACATCACCGTCAACAAGAATGCCGTGCCGAACGACCCGCAGTCGCCGTTCGTCACCTCGGGCCTGCGCATCGGCACCCCGGCCGTCACCACCCGCGGCTTCAAGGTCGCCCAGTGCGTGGCCCTGGCCGGCTGGATCTGCGACATCCTCGACAACCTCGGTGACGCAGACGTCGAAGCCGATGTGGCGAAGAACGTCGCGGCGCTGTGCGCAGATTTCCCTGTTTACCGCTGA
- a CDS encoding sarcosine oxidase subunit beta family protein has product MQRYSGFGLFKHSLSHHENWQRMWRTPTPKKVYDVVIVGGGGHGLATAYYLAKEHGITNVAVIEKGYLGGGNTARNTTIVRSNYLWDESAHLYEHAMKLWEGLSQDLNYNVMFSQRGVYNLCHTLQDMRDSERRVSANRLNGVDGELLNTAQVAAEIPYLDCSKNTRYPILGATVQRRGGVARHDAVAWGFARAADALGVDLIQQTEVTGFRKENGAVIGVETNKGFIGAKRVGVVTAGNSGHMAKLAGFRLPLESHPLQALVSEPIKPIIDSVIMSNAVHGYISQSDKGDLVIGAGIDGWVGYGQRGSYPVIEHTLQAIVEMFPNLSRVRMNRQWGGIVDTSPDACPIITKTPVKNLFFNCGWGTGGFKATPGSGNVFAASLAKGEMHPLAAPFSMDRFYNGALIDEHGAAAVAH; this is encoded by the coding sequence ATGCAACGTTACTCGGGCTTCGGCCTTTTCAAGCACTCCCTCAGCCACCACGAGAACTGGCAGCGCATGTGGCGCACGCCAACCCCTAAAAAGGTCTACGACGTGGTTATCGTCGGTGGTGGCGGGCATGGCCTGGCCACGGCCTACTACCTGGCCAAAGAGCACGGCATCACCAATGTTGCCGTGATCGAGAAGGGCTACCTGGGCGGCGGCAACACCGCCCGTAACACCACCATCGTCCGTTCCAACTACCTGTGGGACGAGTCGGCGCACCTGTACGAGCACGCCATGAAGCTGTGGGAGGGCCTGTCCCAGGACCTCAACTACAACGTGATGTTCTCCCAGCGCGGCGTCTACAACCTTTGCCACACCCTGCAGGACATGCGTGACTCCGAGCGCCGGGTCTCCGCCAACCGCCTGAATGGCGTGGATGGCGAGCTGCTGAACACTGCCCAGGTCGCGGCCGAGATCCCGTACCTGGACTGCTCGAAGAACACCCGTTACCCGATCCTTGGCGCCACCGTACAGCGCCGTGGCGGCGTGGCCCGTCACGATGCCGTGGCCTGGGGCTTCGCCCGTGCTGCCGACGCCCTGGGCGTGGACCTGATCCAGCAGACCGAAGTGACCGGCTTCCGCAAGGAAAACGGCGCGGTCATCGGCGTGGAAACCAACAAAGGCTTCATCGGCGCCAAGCGCGTTGGCGTGGTCACCGCCGGTAACTCCGGGCACATGGCCAAGCTCGCCGGCTTCCGCCTGCCGCTGGAATCGCACCCGCTGCAGGCGCTGGTATCCGAGCCGATCAAGCCGATCATCGACAGCGTGATCATGTCCAACGCCGTACACGGCTACATCAGCCAGTCGGACAAGGGCGACCTGGTGATCGGTGCCGGCATCGATGGCTGGGTCGGCTATGGCCAGCGCGGTTCGTACCCGGTGATCGAGCACACCCTGCAGGCCATCGTCGAAATGTTCCCCAACCTCTCGCGCGTTCGCATGAACCGCCAGTGGGGCGGCATCGTCGATACCTCGCCGGACGCCTGCCCGATCATCACCAAGACCCCGGTCAAGAACCTGTTCTTCAACTGCGGTTGGGGTACCGGCGGCTTCAAGGCGACCCCGGGTTCGGGCAACGTCTTTGCCGCGAGCCTGGCCAAGGGCGAAATGCACCCACTGGCCGCGCCGTTCTCCATGGACCGTTTCTACAACGGCGCACTGATCGACGAACACGGCGCCGCCGCCGTCGCCCACTAA
- a CDS encoding sarcosine oxidase subunit gamma: MSAINVFQQNPGAEAKAQSPLHHADLASLVGKGRKNAGVTLRERKFLGHLTIRGDGHDPEFAAGVHKALGLELPVALTVVANNEMSLQWMGPDEWLLIVPGGQEFAVEQKLRAALEGQHIQVVNVSGGQSLLELRGPNVREVLMKSTSYDVHPNNFPVGKAVGTVFAKSQLVIRRTAEDTWELVIRRSFADYWWLWLQDASAEYGLSIEA, translated from the coding sequence ATGAGCGCTATCAACGTCTTCCAGCAAAACCCCGGCGCCGAGGCCAAGGCCCAGTCGCCACTGCACCACGCCGACCTGGCCAGCCTGGTTGGCAAAGGTCGCAAGAACGCAGGCGTGACCCTGCGTGAACGCAAGTTCCTCGGCCACTTGACCATTCGTGGCGATGGCCACGACCCGGAATTCGCCGCCGGCGTGCACAAGGCCCTGGGCCTGGAGCTGCCAGTGGCACTGACCGTGGTCGCCAACAACGAAATGTCGCTGCAATGGATGGGCCCCGACGAGTGGTTGCTGATCGTCCCGGGCGGCCAGGAGTTTGCCGTTGAGCAAAAGCTGCGCGCAGCCCTCGAAGGCCAGCACATCCAGGTGGTCAACGTCAGCGGTGGGCAGAGCCTGCTGGAACTGCGCGGCCCGAACGTGCGCGAAGTGCTGATGAAGTCCACCAGCTATGATGTTCACCCGAACAACTTCCCGGTGGGCAAGGCCGTCGGTACCGTGTTCGCCAAGTCGCAACTGGTGATCCGCCGTACCGCCGAAGACACCTGGGAACTGGTGATTCGCCGCAGCTTCGCCGACTACTGGTGGCTGTGGCTGCAGGACGCTTCGGCCGAATATGGCCTGAGCATCGAAGCATAA
- the purU gene encoding formyltetrahydrofolate deformylase, whose translation MSRAPDTWILTADCPSMLGTVDVVTRYLFEQRCYVTEHHSFDDRLSGRFFIRVEFRQPDDFDEAGFRAGLAERSEAFGMAFELTAPNHRPKVVIMVSKADHCLNDLLYRQRIGQLAMDVVAVVSNHPDLEPLAQWHKIPYYHFALDPKDKPAQERKVIQVIEETGAELVVLARYMQVLSPELCRRLDGWAINIHHSLLPGFKGAKPYHQAYNKGVKMVGATAHYINNDLDEGPIIAQGVEVVDHSHYPEDLIAKGRDIECLTLARAVGYHIERRVFLNANRTVVL comes from the coding sequence ATGAGTCGGGCACCGGATACCTGGATTCTCACCGCCGACTGCCCGAGCATGCTCGGTACCGTCGACGTGGTGACGCGTTACCTCTTCGAGCAGCGCTGCTACGTGACGGAGCACCACTCCTTCGATGACCGGCTGTCGGGGCGTTTCTTCATTCGCGTGGAGTTTCGCCAGCCGGACGATTTCGACGAGGCTGGCTTTCGCGCCGGCCTTGCCGAGCGCAGCGAAGCGTTCGGCATGGCCTTCGAGCTGACCGCACCCAACCACCGCCCGAAGGTGGTGATCATGGTGTCGAAGGCCGACCACTGCCTCAATGATTTGCTGTATCGCCAGCGCATCGGCCAGTTGGCCATGGACGTGGTTGCGGTGGTGTCCAACCACCCCGACCTCGAGCCCCTGGCACAGTGGCACAAGATTCCTTACTACCACTTTGCCCTCGACCCCAAGGACAAGCCTGCGCAAGAGCGCAAGGTTATCCAGGTAATCGAGGAAACTGGCGCGGAGCTGGTGGTGCTTGCCCGTTACATGCAGGTGTTGTCGCCGGAGCTGTGCCGCCGCCTGGATGGCTGGGCGATCAATATCCACCACTCGTTGTTGCCCGGTTTCAAAGGCGCCAAGCCTTATCACCAGGCCTACAACAAGGGCGTGAAGATGGTTGGCGCCACGGCGCACTACATCAACAACGACCTGGACGAAGGACCAATCATCGCCCAGGGCGTGGAGGTGGTGGACCACAGCCATTACCCGGAAGACCTGATTGCCAAGGGGCGCGACATCGAATGCCTGACCCTGGCGCGGGCGGTGGGCTATCACATCGAGCGGCGAGTGTTTCTCAATGCGAACAGGACTGTGGTGCTCTGA
- a CDS encoding sarcosine oxidase subunit alpha: MSQTYRLASGGRIDRSKVLNFSFNGKTYQGYAGDTLAAALLANGVDIVGRSFKYSRPRGIIAAGTEEPNAILQIGSSEATQIPNVRATQQALYAGLVATSTNGWPNVNNDVMGILGKVGGSMMPPGFYYKTFMYPKSFWMTYEKYIRKAAGLGRAPLQNDPDSYDYMNQHCDVLIVGAGPAGLAAALAAARSGARVILADEQEEFGGSLLDTRETLDGKPATEWVSGVIKELESLPEVTLLPRATVNGYHDHNFLTIHERLTDHLGDRAPIGQVRHRVHRVRAKRVVLATGAHERPLVYGNNDVPGNMLAGAVSTYVRRYGVAPGRKLVLSTNNDHAYRAALDWHDAGLQVVAIADARHNPRGSLVEEARAKGIRILTSSAVIEAKGSKHVTGARVAAIDVQAHKVTSPGETLDCDLIATSGGYSPVVHLASHLGGRPIWREDILGFVPGDAPQKRECVGGINGVYALGDAIADGFEGGVRAATEAGFKATVGSLPKTVARKEEATVALFQVPHDKGTARAPKQFVDQQNDVTAAAIELATREGFESVEHVKRYTALGFGTDQGKLGNINGLAIAARSMGITIPEMGTTMFRPNYTPVTFGAVAGRHCGHLFEPVRFTALHAWHVKNGAEFEDVGQWKRPWYFPKAGEDIHAAVARECKAVRDSVGLLDASTLGKIDIQGPDAREFLNRIYTNAWTKLDVGKARYGLMCKEDGMVFDDGVTACVGDNHFIMTTTTGGAARVLQWMELYHQTEWPELKVYFTSVTDHWATMTLSGPNSRKLLSELTDIDMDKEAFPFMTWKEGNVGGVPARVFRISFTGELSYEVNVQANYAMGVLEQIIEAGKKYNLTPYGTETMHVLRAEKGFIIVGQDTDGSMTPDDLNMSWCVGRNKPYSWIGLRGMNREDCVRENRKQLVGLKPVDPTKWLPEGAQLVFDPKQPIPMDMVGHVTSSYAANSLGYSFAMGVVKGGLKRMGERVYSPQADGSVIEAEIVSSVFFDPKGERQNV; encoded by the coding sequence ATGAGCCAGACCTATCGCCTCGCCAGCGGCGGCCGTATCGACCGCAGCAAGGTCCTTAACTTCAGCTTCAACGGCAAGACCTACCAGGGTTATGCCGGCGACACCCTGGCCGCCGCGTTGCTGGCCAACGGCGTCGACATCGTTGGCCGCAGCTTCAAGTACTCGCGCCCACGCGGCATCATCGCTGCCGGTACCGAAGAGCCGAACGCCATCCTGCAGATCGGCTCCAGCGAAGCCACCCAGATCCCTAACGTGCGTGCCACCCAACAGGCACTGTACGCCGGCCTGGTCGCCACCAGCACCAACGGCTGGCCGAACGTCAACAATGACGTCATGGGCATTCTCGGCAAGGTCGGCGGCAGCATGATGCCGCCGGGCTTCTACTACAAAACCTTCATGTACCCGAAATCGTTCTGGATGACTTACGAGAAGTACATCCGCAAAGCCGCCGGCTTGGGCCGTGCGCCGCTGCAGAACGACCCGGACAGTTACGACTACATGAACCAGCACTGCGACGTGCTGATCGTCGGCGCCGGCCCTGCTGGCCTGGCTGCGGCCCTGGCCGCTGCCCGCAGCGGTGCCCGCGTGATCCTGGCTGACGAACAGGAAGAGTTCGGCGGCAGCCTGCTCGACACCCGCGAAACCCTCGACGGCAAGCCTGCCACCGAGTGGGTCAGCGGCGTGATCAAAGAGCTGGAAAGCCTGCCGGAAGTGACCCTGCTGCCACGCGCCACGGTCAACGGCTACCACGACCATAACTTCCTGACCATCCACGAGCGCCTCACTGACCACCTCGGTGACCGTGCCCCGATCGGCCAGGTACGCCACCGCGTGCACCGCGTCCGCGCCAAGCGCGTGGTGCTGGCCACCGGTGCCCACGAACGCCCGCTGGTGTACGGCAACAACGACGTGCCGGGCAACATGCTGGCCGGTGCTGTATCCACCTACGTGCGCCGTTACGGTGTGGCACCGGGCCGCAAGCTGGTGCTGTCGACCAACAACGACCACGCCTACCGCGCCGCGCTGGACTGGCACGACGCCGGCCTGCAGGTGGTCGCCATCGCCGACGCCCGCCATAACCCGCGTGGTTCGCTGGTTGAAGAAGCACGTGCCAAGGGCATCCGCATTCTCACCTCCAGCGCCGTGATCGAGGCCAAGGGCAGCAAGCATGTCACCGGTGCCCGCGTGGCCGCCATCGACGTACAGGCGCACAAGGTCACCAGCCCTGGTGAAACCCTGGACTGCGACCTGATCGCCACCTCCGGTGGCTACAGCCCGGTCGTGCACCTGGCTTCGCACCTGGGTGGCCGCCCGATCTGGCGTGAAGACATCCTCGGCTTCGTGCCGGGCGATGCACCGCAGAAGCGCGAGTGTGTCGGTGGTATCAATGGCGTGTACGCCCTGGGCGACGCGATTGCCGATGGTTTCGAAGGCGGCGTGCGCGCAGCCACCGAAGCCGGCTTCAAGGCCACTGTCGGCAGCTTGCCGAAAACCGTGGCGCGCAAGGAAGAGGCCACCGTGGCGCTGTTCCAGGTGCCGCACGACAAGGGCACTGCCCGTGCGCCCAAGCAGTTCGTCGACCAGCAGAACGACGTTACCGCGGCCGCCATCGAACTGGCCACCCGTGAAGGCTTCGAGTCGGTCGAGCACGTAAAGCGCTACACCGCGCTGGGCTTCGGTACCGACCAGGGCAAGCTGGGCAACATCAACGGCCTGGCCATCGCCGCCCGTTCGATGGGTATCACCATCCCGGAAATGGGCACCACCATGTTCCGCCCCAACTACACGCCGGTAACCTTCGGCGCGGTTGCGGGTCGCCACTGTGGCCACCTGTTCGAGCCCGTGCGCTTCACTGCCCTGCATGCCTGGCACGTGAAGAACGGCGCCGAGTTCGAAGATGTCGGCCAGTGGAAGCGCCCCTGGTACTTCCCCAAGGCCGGTGAAGATATCCATGCTGCCGTAGCCCGTGAATGCAAGGCCGTGCGCGACAGCGTGGGCCTGCTGGACGCCTCGACCCTGGGCAAGATCGACATCCAGGGCCCGGATGCGCGTGAGTTCCTCAACCGCATCTACACCAACGCCTGGACCAAGCTCGACGTGGGCAAGGCCCGCTACGGCCTGATGTGCAAGGAAGACGGCATGGTCTTCGACGACGGCGTGACTGCCTGCGTCGGCGACAACCACTTCATCATGACCACTACCACCGGCGGCGCTGCGCGCGTGCTGCAGTGGATGGAGCTGTACCACCAGACCGAATGGCCGGAACTGAAGGTGTACTTCACCTCGGTCACCGACCACTGGGCGACCATGACCCTGTCCGGCCCCAACAGCCGCAAGCTGCTGAGCGAGCTGACCGACATCGACATGGACAAGGAAGCCTTCCCGTTCATGACCTGGAAGGAAGGCAACGTCGGCGGCGTGCCAGCCCGGGTGTTCCGTATCTCGTTCACCGGTGAGCTGTCGTACGAAGTCAACGTGCAGGCCAACTACGCCATGGGCGTGCTGGAGCAGATCATCGAGGCGGGCAAGAAGTACAACCTGACCCCGTACGGCACCGAAACCATGCACGTACTGCGTGCGGAGAAGGGCTTCATCATCGTCGGCCAGGACACCGACGGCTCGATGACCCCGGACGACCTGAACATGAGCTGGTGTGTGGGCCGCAACAAGCCGTACTCGTGGATCGGCCTGCGTGGCATGAACCGCGAAGACTGCGTGCGTGAGAACCGCAAGCAGCTGGTAGGCCTGAAGCCGGTCGACCCGACCAAGTGGCTGCCGGAAGGCGCCCAGCTGGTCTTCGATCCGAAGCAACCGATCCCGATGGACATGGTCGGCCACGTCACCTCCAGCTATGCCGCCAACTCCCTGGGCTATTCGTTCGCCATGGGTGTGGTCAAGGGCGGCCTCAAGCGCATGGGCGAGCGCGTGTACTCGCCGCAGGCGGATGGCAGCGTGATCGAGGCGGAGATCGTGTCTTCGGTGTTCTTCGATCCGAAGGGTGAGCGGCAGAACGTTTGA
- a CDS encoding sarcosine oxidase subunit delta has translation MLHIFCPHCGELRSEEEFHASGQAHIARPLDPNACSDEEWGTYMFYRDNPRGIHHELWDHVAGCRQYFNVTRDTVTYEILETYKIGEKPQVTANGKHSSAPSTVKGQGEKV, from the coding sequence ATGTTGCATATTTTCTGTCCCCACTGCGGCGAGCTGCGCTCCGAAGAAGAGTTCCACGCCTCTGGCCAGGCGCACATCGCCCGCCCGCTGGACCCCAACGCCTGCTCCGACGAGGAATGGGGTACCTACATGTTCTACCGTGACAACCCGCGCGGTATTCACCATGAACTGTGGGACCACGTTGCCGGCTGCCGCCAGTACTTCAACGTCACCCGCGACACCGTGACCTACGAGATTCTGGAAACCTACAAGATTGGCGAGAAGCCGCAAGTGACCGCCAACGGCAAGCACAGCAGCGCACCGTCGACCGTCAAAGGCCAAGGGGAAAAAGTATGA
- the fdhA gene encoding formaldehyde dehydrogenase, glutathione-independent, with translation MSGNRGVVYLGAGKVEVQKIDYPKMQDPRGNKIEHGVILKVVSTNICGSDQHMVRGRTTAQVGLVLGHEITGEIVEMGRDVERLKIGDLVSVPFNVACGRCRSCKEMHTGVCLTVNPARAGGAYGYVDMGDWTGGQAEYVLVPYADFNLLKLPDRDKAMEKIRDLTCLSDILPTGYHGAVTAGVGPGSTVYVAGAGPVGLAAAASARLLGAACVIVGDLNPARLAHAKSQGFEVVDLSKDTPLHEQIVDILGEPEVDCAVDAVGFEARGHGHEGAKHEAPATVLNSLMQVTRVAGNIGIPGLYVTEDPGAVDAAAKIGALSIRFGLGWAKSHSFHTGQTPTMKYNRQLMQAIMWDRINIAEVVGVQVINLDQAPEGYGEFDAGVPKKFVIDPHKMWGAA, from the coding sequence ATGTCTGGCAATCGTGGAGTGGTATATCTCGGCGCCGGCAAAGTCGAGGTGCAGAAGATCGACTACCCGAAAATGCAGGACCCACGCGGCAACAAGATCGAGCACGGCGTGATCCTGAAGGTGGTCTCCACCAACATCTGCGGCTCTGACCAGCACATGGTCCGCGGTCGCACCACTGCCCAGGTCGGCCTGGTCCTGGGCCACGAAATCACCGGTGAAATCGTCGAGATGGGGCGTGATGTCGAACGCCTGAAAATCGGTGACCTGGTGTCGGTACCGTTCAACGTTGCCTGCGGTCGCTGCCGCTCCTGCAAGGAAATGCACACCGGTGTCTGCCTCACCGTCAACCCGGCCCGCGCCGGTGGTGCCTACGGCTACGTCGACATGGGTGACTGGACCGGTGGCCAGGCCGAATACGTGCTGGTGCCGTATGCCGACTTCAACCTGCTGAAACTGCCGGATCGCGACAAGGCCATGGAGAAGATCCGTGACCTGACCTGCCTGTCCGACATCCTGCCGACCGGCTACCACGGCGCTGTCACCGCTGGCGTAGGCCCAGGCAGCACCGTGTATGTCGCCGGTGCCGGCCCGGTCGGCCTGGCCGCTGCCGCCTCGGCACGCTTGCTCGGCGCGGCCTGCGTCATCGTCGGCGACCTCAACCCGGCCCGCCTGGCCCACGCCAAGTCGCAGGGCTTCGAAGTGGTCGACCTGTCCAAGGACACCCCGCTGCACGAGCAGATCGTCGACATCCTCGGCGAACCGGAAGTGGACTGCGCCGTCGACGCCGTTGGCTTCGAGGCCCGCGGCCACGGCCACGAAGGTGCCAAGCATGAAGCGCCGGCTACCGTGCTGAACTCGTTGATGCAGGTGACCCGTGTTGCCGGCAACATCGGTATCCCGGGCCTGTACGTGACCGAAGACCCGGGTGCGGTGGATGCCGCCGCCAAGATCGGCGCGCTGAGCATCCGCTTCGGCCTGGGCTGGGCGAAGTCGCACAGCTTCCACACCGGCCAGACCCCGACCATGAAGTACAACCGCCAGCTGATGCAGGCGATCATGTGGGACCGCATCAACATCGCCGAAGTGGTGGGTGTTCAGGTGATCAACCTGGACCAGGCGCCGGAAGGCTACGGCGAGTTCGATGCAGGTGTACCGAAGAAGTTCGTGATCGACCCACACAAGATGTGGGGCGCGGCTTAA